The window TTGATAAAGCCAAATTCTGAGAGGGGACTTAAACGGAAGGTCAGTCGCCCAATAATCTGTTTTTCAGCAATTAAACCAAAGCTACGGCTGTCCTGTCTATTTGTCCGAACGTCGTTCAGAACCAGATAATGCTTTTTGGGAATACTGATATGTTGGCCACCAGTCAGGGTTGTGAGATTGAAATCTTCTGTATAACTCTCTTGAGAAGACGGAGTATGCAAATAATTCTCTGCAACAATCACATCGTTTTTATATAAGACATCATCCATATATGTAACTGTTTCGTCTTCTATGGCTATAATGCGACTGACATATTCTTTACCTTCATGCCTATAGAGAACGAAATCCCCATGTGTTAAGTCAGCCTTGCGAACAGTTACAATAAAGTCGCCTTCTTTGATATAGTCATTTGCCATCTGGGATGTGATAGTTACTGGTTCAAAAAACCATACTCTCAAACCAATCAATCCTAAAATCAACAGAATGACCAAACTTATCTGCTTTACTAAATCTCTCTTTACCATAATCTCTCCAATCAATACTATTATACCATAAACTCAGGCTATCCATTGATAAGATGATGGTATATTTCCTCTGCAATGACTTGATTTCCAAGAGGTGTCAAGTGCAAGCCATCGCTATAATATTCCAAATGCCCCTTGGTTAAGGGATAGAGGTTGATAACTGGCACATCCAATTCCTGACCAATTGCTGCAATAATGACTTGTAATTCGTCTTCAATAATCTGATTATTGAGCCCGAAGCGACTGGTTGGCACGAATGGTGGAATGACCAAGTAAAGATCTGGTTGACTAGGTAAACTCAAGTACCGCTCTGCCATTTCCTTGTATTCGCTAATAAATCGCTCCTTATTCCAGTAAGGACCACGGCTGTCATTACTGCCAATCATGATAATGACAATGTCCGCCTCGCTCTCAAGGGACAACTGGGCATTTTTCTCTTTAAAATAGGGATAATCCGACGTCGACTGAAGCGAACGGCCGCTCAAACCGAAATTAGACACCTGATAAAGATGCCCCAGCTTCTCTGCTAAAATACAAGGATAGGCATCTTTTTCACGGTTCTCCAGTCCGTAACCGTAGGTCAGGCTATCGCCAACTGTTGCAACTTTTATGGCCCCACTTCCGACTGTCAGGACCTCTGGATACATAATATCTGACACGTGAACTCCTCTGTTTTTCTTATTTATCTATTGTACCATCTTGAAAAAAATAAATAAACCCATGAATTTGTGATATAATGAACATATGAAAAACGTGATGATTATAGGCGGAGGGATTGTCGGCTCAACAGCCGCCTTCTACCTCTCCCAAGATGAAACTGTCAACCTCACCCTCATTGACCACGGTGTCGGCACCGCTACCCGTGCTGCTGCTGGGATTATCTGCCCTTGGATGGCTCAAAAGAAAAATAAAGATTGGTATAAACTGACTTCCGAAGGCGCAGTCTTCTATCGCAAATTAGTCGCAGATTTAGAGGCTACTGGAGCCAAGGATATTCCTTTCAAGCAAACTGGAACAATCGGCTTGAAGAGCAAGCCAGAATTGCTAGAAAAAATCCAAAAGATTGCGGAAGACCGCCGTGTCGATACTCCCACCATTGGTCAAATTACAAGCTTGCAAGGCGAAGAAATCAGCGATTATCTCCCTCTCCTCAAACCTGACTTTTACGGCATTCATTTAGAAGGAGGCGGCCGTATCGATGGTGGGCGTTTGATTGACATTTTGCAAGAAGAAGTTTTGAAAAATGGCGGAGCGCGTCTACAAGGACAGGCAAAATTGCTAGACGCTCACACTATCGAACTAGATGGACAAGAGCTGACAGCCGACCACATCATCCTAGCTACAGGTGCCTGGCTACCACATATCCTAGAACCTCTTGGTTATCAGGTTGATGTTCGTCCACAAAAAGGACAATTGTTAGAATTAGATACCCAATACGACACTAATAACTGGCCAGTCTGTATGCCCTATGGGCAAATTGACATCTTGCCTTTCGAAAATGGCAAAATCATCATTGGAGCTACACACGAGGATAAGATGGACTACGACCTGACACTTGACCCGGAAAAAGTCCAAGCTATGCAAGATAAGGCTGCTGAATTTATGCCAGACCTAGCCAACTATTCCGTTGCCAGAACACGGATCGGAACCCGTGCCTACACTTCAAACTATGCACCATTTTATGGTAATATCGAAGACATGAAGAATGTCTGGGTTGCTAGCGGTCTAGGTTCC is drawn from Streptococcus sp. 29892 and contains these coding sequences:
- a CDS encoding NAD(P)/FAD-dependent oxidoreductase, whose translation is MKNVMIIGGGIVGSTAAFYLSQDETVNLTLIDHGVGTATRAAAGIICPWMAQKKNKDWYKLTSEGAVFYRKLVADLEATGAKDIPFKQTGTIGLKSKPELLEKIQKIAEDRRVDTPTIGQITSLQGEEISDYLPLLKPDFYGIHLEGGGRIDGGRLIDILQEEVLKNGGARLQGQAKLLDAHTIELDGQELTADHIILATGAWLPHILEPLGYQVDVRPQKGQLLELDTQYDTNNWPVCMPYGQIDILPFENGKIIIGATHEDKMDYDLTLDPEKVQAMQDKAAEFMPDLANYSVARTRIGTRAYTSNYAPFYGNIEDMKNVWVASGLGSSGLTNGPFIGWQIAQEILGKETSFDRTAYSPNNYIQKL
- the lepB gene encoding signal peptidase I, with the protein product MVKRDLVKQISLVILLILGLIGLRVWFFEPVTITSQMANDYIKEGDFIVTVRKADLTHGDFVLYRHEGKEYVSRIIAIEDETVTYMDDVLYKNDVIVAENYLHTPSSQESYTEDFNLTTLTGGQHISIPKKHYLVLNDVRTNRQDSRSFGLIAEKQIIGRLTFRLSPLSEFGFIKTGLVQ
- a CDS encoding GDSL-type esterase/lipase family protein, whose translation is MSDIMYPEVLTVGSGAIKVATVGDSLTYGYGLENREKDAYPCILAEKLGHLYQVSNFGLSGRSLQSTSDYPYFKEKNAQLSLESEADIVIIMIGSNDSRGPYWNKERFISEYKEMAERYLSLPSQPDLYLVIPPFVPTSRFGLNNQIIEDELQVIIAAIGQELDVPVINLYPLTKGHLEYYSDGLHLTPLGNQVIAEEIYHHLING